One genomic segment of Sorex araneus isolate mSorAra2 chromosome X, mSorAra2.pri, whole genome shotgun sequence includes these proteins:
- the TIMP1 gene encoding metalloproteinase inhibitor 1 isoform X1 gives MEWCGRYTPILISWAGGYLSTPAEFAMAPIAPLASTILLLMWLTAPSRACTCVPPHPQISFCKADFVIRTKFVGPGEFNQTSLYRRYEIKITKILKGLNTSENVHDTEYIYTPGMESVCGYMHRSKNRSEEFIVAGKLRDGHLYISTCSFVAPWNSLTPAQRQGFIKTYAAGCEECTVFPCLSVPCKLQNNTHCLWTDSLFRRSEKGYQSLHLACLPQKSGMCAWHSLRYRYRRA, from the exons ATGGAGTGGTGTGGGAGATACACCCCCATCCTCatcagctgggctgggggctatctctccacccctgcagAATTTGCCATGGCCCCCATTGCACCGCTGGCCTCCACCATCCTTCTGTTGATGTGGCTGActgcccccagcagggcctgTACCTGTGTCCCGCCTCATCCACAGATCTCCTTCTGTAAAGCTGACTTCG TCATTAGGACCAAGTTCGTGGGACCCGGAGAGTTCAACCAGACTTCCTTATACCGGCGTTATGAGATCAAGATAACCAAG ATACTTAAAGGATTGAACACCTCAGAAAATGTCCATGATACTGAGTATATCTATACCCCTGGCATGGAGAGTGTCTGCGGCTACATGCACCGGTCCAAGAACCGCAGCGAGGAGTTCATTGTTGCTG gaaaACTGAGGGATGGACACCTATACATCTCCACCTGCAGTTTTGTGGCTCCCTGGAACAGTCTGACCCCTGCTCAGCGCCAGGGTTTCATCAAGACCTATGCTGCCGGCTGTGAGGAATGCACA GTGTTTCCCTGCTTGTCCGTCCCCTGCAAACTGCAGAACAACACTCACTGCTTGTGGACAGACAGTCTCTTCAGACGCTCAGAGAAAGGCTACCAGAGTCTCCATCTtgcctgcctgccacagaagtCTGGCATGTGTGCCTGGCACTCCCTACGGTACCGGTACCGGCGGGCCTGA
- the TIMP1 gene encoding metalloproteinase inhibitor 1 isoform X2, producing MAPIAPLASTILLLMWLTAPSRACTCVPPHPQISFCKADFVIRTKFVGPGEFNQTSLYRRYEIKITKILKGLNTSENVHDTEYIYTPGMESVCGYMHRSKNRSEEFIVAGKLRDGHLYISTCSFVAPWNSLTPAQRQGFIKTYAAGCEECTVFPCLSVPCKLQNNTHCLWTDSLFRRSEKGYQSLHLACLPQKSGMCAWHSLRYRYRRA from the exons ATGGCCCCCATTGCACCGCTGGCCTCCACCATCCTTCTGTTGATGTGGCTGActgcccccagcagggcctgTACCTGTGTCCCGCCTCATCCACAGATCTCCTTCTGTAAAGCTGACTTCG TCATTAGGACCAAGTTCGTGGGACCCGGAGAGTTCAACCAGACTTCCTTATACCGGCGTTATGAGATCAAGATAACCAAG ATACTTAAAGGATTGAACACCTCAGAAAATGTCCATGATACTGAGTATATCTATACCCCTGGCATGGAGAGTGTCTGCGGCTACATGCACCGGTCCAAGAACCGCAGCGAGGAGTTCATTGTTGCTG gaaaACTGAGGGATGGACACCTATACATCTCCACCTGCAGTTTTGTGGCTCCCTGGAACAGTCTGACCCCTGCTCAGCGCCAGGGTTTCATCAAGACCTATGCTGCCGGCTGTGAGGAATGCACA GTGTTTCCCTGCTTGTCCGTCCCCTGCAAACTGCAGAACAACACTCACTGCTTGTGGACAGACAGTCTCTTCAGACGCTCAGAGAAAGGCTACCAGAGTCTCCATCTtgcctgcctgccacagaagtCTGGCATGTGTGCCTGGCACTCCCTACGGTACCGGTACCGGCGGGCCTGA